The Vicia villosa cultivar HV-30 ecotype Madison, WI unplaced genomic scaffold, Vvil1.0 ctg.001304F_1_1, whole genome shotgun sequence genome window below encodes:
- the LOC131634472 gene encoding uncharacterized protein LOC131634472, whose translation MTNMRGRAMVMGDCGIPQGAVHNPDSVTAAQLFQELHGSVLRISDNTDSVTWDAGKYSSFSVKSCYLFYAGFYNPYGPYGRHDGALSLVWKSKAPFKNKAFGWRILVNRLPTKDLLKVRGISFPNSSLNCVFCGYALETMEHIFFKCSIVKLVWRDIAEWIGMSDVTDEDPKGSFMFCYNFYKRMKMKEGRLSCIWLAITWSIWLVRNRIIFQKDAWSVLNMTWNTLIWRWSFVERLLTPIATSTIFVKTRCFFFRRFN comes from the coding sequence ATGACAAACATGCGAGGAAGGGCAATGGTTATGGGGGACTGCGGCATTCCGCAAGGGGCAGTGCACAACCCCGATTCGGTTACTGCTGCGCAGCTGTTCCAGGAGCTACATGGTTCTGTTTTAAGAATCTCGGACAACACCGATTCTGTCACGTGGGATGCGGGAAAATACAGTTCATTTTCTGTAAAGTCTTGCTATCTTTTCTATGCAGGTTTTTACAATCCTTATGGCCCGTATGGTAGACACGACGGAGCATTATCTCTAGTTTGGAAGTCGAAGGCTCCTTTCAAGAATAAAGCTTTCGGTTGGAGAATTTTGGTTAATAGATTACCTACTAAGGATCTCTTGAAAGTGAGAGGTATCTCTTTTCCGAATTCATCTCTTAATTGCGTTTTTTGTGGTTATGCTCTTGAAACAATGGAACACATATTTTTCAAGTGTTCTATCGTGAAGTTAGTTTGGAGGGATATAGCGGAGTGGATTGGTATGTCGGATGTAACAGATGAGGACCCTAAAGGGAGTTTCATGTTTTGTTACAATTTTTAcaaaagaatgaagatgaaggaggGTAGACTTAGTTGCATTTGGTTGGCAATAACTTGGAGCATTTGGTTAGTTAGGAACCGTATTATATTTCAGAAGGATGCTTGGAGCGTTCTTAATATGACTTGGAATACGTTGATATGGAGATGGTCTTTTGTGGAGAGATTACTCACCCCAATTGCAACTTCTACGATTTTTGTAAAGACCCGATGTTTTTTCTTTCGTAGATTCAATTAG